In Lathyrus oleraceus cultivar Zhongwan6 chromosome 2, CAAS_Psat_ZW6_1.0, whole genome shotgun sequence, the DNA window TTGATCTATTTAGACCTATTGCCTTAGCTAActttaaatttaaaattatttcTAAGGTTATTGCTGACAGGTTAGCTCTCATTATGCCAACCATTATCTCTAAAGAGAAAAAGGGTTTTAACCAAGGAAGATGCATCCAAGATTGTATATGGCTTACTTATGAGGTTGTCAACTTGATGCACAAGAAGTCCTATAAGGCTAACTTGGTCACGAAAGTAGATATTATAAAAGCTTTTGATTCTATTAATTGGTTTTTTTTATGCAGGTCCTAAAGCAGTTGGGTTTCAATGATTTTTTACAAATTGGATATGGACCATTCTCAACTCTTCTAACATTTCTCTTTCATTCAACAGAAAGATGCATGGTTTCTTTGATTGTGGTATAAGGTTTCTTCGAGTAATGTATCAAATTTCATTTGGTCTGGGGACATTACTAATTCCAAGCTTGTCACCGTGGCTTGGGCTAAGGTGTGCAAGCCTTTGGATCAAGAGAGTTAGGTCCCAGGTCCATTGCTACCCTTAATGATGCTTTCAACATAAAGCTTTGTTGGGATCTCCTGAACTCTTCTGAAAGTTAGGCTCTTTTGTTAAAAGCTAGAGTGCTCAGAGGTGGCATTCCTATAAAGTACCATATTGCTTCATCCATTTGGAGCATCATTAAGAGTGAGGTGGAGGGTGTGTCTAATAACACTATAATCATTTTGGATGACGACAATAACACTAATTTTTGGCTTGATCATTGGTGTGATCCCCCTTTGATTTCTAGGATTCAAGATCCTGAGGATATTAATACTAATTATTTGGTTTCTGATTTTTTTACATAATGGTTCTTGGTATTTTCCTACTGGCATTATCTTTGATTGAAGATGGAATTTCTATCCCTATGGATATCATGGCTAATAGAAAGATTTGGATTCACTCTAGTTTTGGGAACTTAACTCTCAAAGATGCTTACAGCTTCAAGTCAACTACTTCATCTACTAAGCATTGGTTCAAACATATTTGGAATGTTGATATCCCTCCTTCTAATGTGTTCATTGTCGAGAGGTTATGGCATAATCGGTTTCCTACCGATGATAATCTCATGTTGAAAGGTTGCTTCTATCCGTTGATGTGCAGCCTCTGTGACAAAAATCAGGAATCAACAGAGCATATTTTCTTTCATTTACCTTTTGCTTTACATATTTGGCACTtgtttttttaatattattaaaCTTGCTATTGTGTTTAATCTTCTTAGAATTTTAGATATTTGTGATAGGAATTGGATTCCTCAATGCAAAGTTAGCATTCAGGCTTCCATTGTGCTCATCATCAATAACATTTAGTTAGCCTGTAACCAAGTAAGATTCAATAACGACTTTAAGCATTATAAGACGACCCTAAGCCAAATCCTTATTGAGGTTGCTTTCATAGGTAATATTACTGCTAAAATGGTGAACTCCTCCATGCATGAGTTTACCATTACCAAGGACTTCAATGTTGATTTGCATCCGCATAAGGCGTCTATGATTATTGAGGTTTTTTGGTTGTGCTCGGCTATTGGTTGGTTGAAGTGCAACGCATACGTCTCATTCTCCTCTGATTGGGCCTCCTGCGGTGCTCATAACTCATTTGGAGGACTTTGTTTTTGGTTTTGCTGAGAATATTGTTTGCTCTTCCTCAAATATTGTGAAGATTTTTGAAGTTATTAAAGCAATTGATTTTGCTTATAGCTTTGGTTGGAATGGTGTTTTGCTAGAAATCGACTCCTCCTTTATTTTGCTAGTGGTTAAGGATCCCTATGTGATTCCTTGACATATTAGGACCATCTGACTCAATTGTTTAGTCAAAATTAGGAATTTAAGATTTCATATTTCTCATATTTTCAAAGAAAGCAACAATTGTGCGGATTTATTAGCTTTCTTAACTATAAATTCTGTTTTGCCTCTTTCTTGGATTTAGCCGCCTAAGGTCATTATCTTGGATGTAGCCTAAGGTCATTATCTCGGATGTAATTAAGAATAAAATAGGTCTTCTTAATTATAAATTTGTTATTCACTGAGAGGGTTTTGGTCTGATCCTCTCTACTGTATTTTGACGCATcagttaaaaaaaaattattttgatatattttttgaaaaattatttatttaggaatttaattttaaattacTAGTTATTTTAAAAAACAACTCCTAGCTTTGTGTTCTAAACAACAATCTTGATTTGTGCCATGTACTCTTAACTTTGCGTACATTTTTGCTTTCTTAGGCCTCAAATCTAACATTCCATTCAAATTTTTAACTCTTTATGGGTTCAGAAGTGACTTTGTAAAAAAAATAGATTATATTTATCTTTCTTTAAATTTATTGTCTCTTGAGTGGATTTTGTCTTAATCCCCTATTTTTTTTTGTAGGTCAAATTTTTCTAAATACATTGGGggttttatttttaaaaaagtaCTATCAAATTTTTATCATTTGTAATtatgattatttaaaaaattaatatagtTTGTGTAACCATTTTTAAACGGTAGTTTAATTATTGTAATTAAATAAccaaataatcatttttaaattACAAATATAAATATTTATGGCACACTGATAgtataaaaatatatattaacGGTGAGAAGTTAATCTCAAATCTAAATAActcaaaaaaaatattttactgaaattaaatttaaaaattttaaatgcaaaaaatatttaactctttttaaaataaatataacttTGAAGTCAATCTCCCAAAAGTCTATAGTCAAATTATTCAACCCATCTCAttttatttgatattttgaaGATAATAACTTGTCCAGATTTTGttaaaataaaacattaaaagtttttttttaataGTTCTATATTTCAACATTTTTTTCTGTAATTATTTTTTACCGAAAAAGACTATTTTCTACACTTTGATTCTAAACATCAAATTCCACATTTAATAATCTAAATGTAAGCAAATCTAACCAATTTTGTCatatttcattatttttttcACTCAATTAGTTCGGTTCTTATTCAATCACTCCCCTTTTATTTACTTGATGagaattaatataattaattaatgtatttaaaattaattaattctttttattaatatatatatatatatatatatatatatatatatatatatatatataaaggtCAAATAAATACAAAGGATAACCTGAATATAAATACAAAACACATTCATATTTATACTAGTATCAAATATAAGAAgatttaacaaaaaaaattatttaattatattatttcTAAAATATGTCTCAATTTAtactattttttttatatttactTTTTTTTAGTTTTTCTATTAAATGATATTATATTTTTAATTCAATTAAAAAAGATAATTCTAACCTGTAATCACTCATGTTAAGAAATCTAGAGATAGAAAGTTTGTGTAAAAAAAATGCAATTAACAAAATTAGTTAtcaatttttaataattaattcACAAATTTCAATAAATTGtttttacttttaaaaaaaattaattactATTAACTAAAATATCCCTCACGTTATAAATTAATTAACGCGTAATCGCCAAAAGTAACGAGTATAAATAATGTTATATATATATTCACCGTTTCCTAAGAAGACTCCTATTACCACCACAACACAACTCAACTCACTTTTTTCACACCGCACTTTACATTTCTCCGCCGCAGCCACCGTAACAGTTTCCCCAAACCACCACACTCCTCATGTCGTCCCAAACCGGTAAGCCATTCGACTGGAGCTTCGATCCAGAAACCGAAGATCCAACTCTCCACATGAAAGGCCGCAAATTCTTCTTCTTCATCGCAATCTTCTCCATCATCATCCTCTTCACCACCATCTTCCTCTGCGCCCGATGGATCTTCCGCAACCGCGCTCTTCTATCGCCAAACGCCACTCCGTTGCAGACATTACCATGCTCTTCACCGTCAGAAGGACTCGACGCCGCCGCGATCAAGAAGCTTCCTATCATATTACATCAAACGGATTCTTCCAACCGCGCGTTGGAAGAAACCGAGTGTTGTATCTGTTTAAGCGCGTTTAGAGATGGTGAGAAGCTGAAAGTGTTGCCGGTATGTAATCATTGTTTTCACTGTGAGTGTGTTGACTCGTGGCTCGTGAATCGTTCGAGTTGTCCTTTGTGTAGAGCTTCGCTTAAAACTGATTCATCTTTTCCAAAGATTTTGATTCAAGAACCACCGATAATTTATAATTATCCAATCTgattttaatttttgtttcaaCTTTTTTAGTTTTAATAGTTTTAGTATTAATAGTGCTAGTAATTTACTTGTTTTTGGATAATAATTTGTTCCGAGCAATGTAAATTGTAGTCAAAGGCAATTTTAAAGATATTGGTACTGAATGTTTTGGATTGGAATTTGTTAGTTAAGTTAAATAcatataaataaatttaaatttctcatttaaataaaaaaatgttcaaaaaccgtaaattttaattttaaattaaatgaatttaaaaaaataaaatgtaCCTTATAACAATTAATTTTAGAGTCAAAATTAATTCTATTTAAAAACAtctaaaaatataaaatattaattGAATTTAAAAGTTGTATTTAAGGTCAAAAACGGTTGAATCAATTTTAAAGTTAAAAACTGTAAAATCTAATTTTAATTAAAGATTATTATTTTAAAGTCATAATTAATTCTACTTAAAACATCTAAGAATAgcaaaattattttatatttcTACAATTAGTTTTGCCAAATGTAAATTTGAAACAGAACACATACTTAGTCTTGTTATTTATTTAAACGTGAAAAATgttaatattaaaaaaaaatctatcTCTCTTACTTTTATATTCTACAATTTACActtatttaaatttttttttcaaatattcaaaccaaaatATTATACGGTACATTATAATCCGTTGATAAAGTATGAAAAAAgaaaatattaattaataaagTATTAACCTTATACTTTACAAAGTCTAGaatgaataaatattaatttaattttttttactaAGTTGCTATGATATATTCTCATATTTAATTGTGTATTCTTATATTTATCTAATAATTATTGTTTTAAAAAAGAAACAATTCAGTGTATTGTACAAAGACATATAATAAAAACAATTCTGAGCACAGATAACCAACATgtcaaaaaataaaataaaagataatGTATAAATAAATTACTAAAcataaaatattaattaataaagTAACAACTTTATTTTTTGCAAATTCTAGAGTgaataaataatattttaacTATTTTTACCAAATTGCAACATGTATACTCGTATTTATCTAATAATTAACGATGAACActattattataaaaaaaaaaatcagaGCATTGTATAGAGACTTAAAAAAAACAAATCAGAATATTGTACACAACATGTCAAAGAAATAAAAGACAACACCTAAATAAACTATTAAATAAAAAGTATTAATCGATAAAGTATTAACTTTATTCTTTAAAAAGGGAAGATTAACAAATATAAACAATTACTGTTTGATGCTTCGTAAAGTATGATTCGATCTTATCAAATGGTTTATTGTTTTTATATTTGAAATGTGCTGTTGCTTATAGTAGTTATGTGCTCTAAAGTTTAAATAATTTGATAATCCATTGAATAATGCCAAAGGAAAGTGGTGCCCTACAATATTCCTTTGCATGTGACAAGAGTCCAAGTTAATTAGTGTgctttttcatttttctttttctattcTTATTGTTCTTTTTCACTTTTTGTATATACATGTATCTATTTTTTTATCGGTTTACCAATACTACTACTCAATTAAATATTTGTAGAGATAAAGAATAGGGTGACTCATAAAATATTTTTACAGCCAAATCATCAACtataataatttaatttttttaaatgattgatttataaatattaataaattataaatttaatGGTAATGCAcgtaaaaaaaattaataaaaatataatttcTGTCATGTCATATAAATATTAGTCTGACTTGACAGAATGCATGGTCGTCATTGATTGATagtataaaataaatttaaattgTCAAGAtatcatccattttctcataaattatttatattaatacataaataaaaataattattatcTTGTGATTGAATTCTAAACAAGTAATTTATAGTTATTTAAATCAATAATATATTAGTTAATTATTTAAATCAACTAAATATATTTGTTAAATATTTTATAAATGAGAAAATCCATATATTCAATATCTCAAGATTTTAGATAAATCtatattatttattaatatttatttagATGAGTCTTTAATCTAATTTGATTTCTTCCGTTCTTGATGATGCAACACTACTCATCCACCAATTCAATTTATTTAAGGAAAAGTTATATTCATCTTAAGTTTGATAAAATGATTCTTATAATTTAAACATGCCCGAATCTTCCATAAACATATTTATATCAATCGAACTTTTACTAACAAACAAAAATTATAGATAAATATCATATATATTTATGATTTTTTATTATCATTTATAATTGAAGAAGTATTAGTGTTATTTTAGTAAATTTTATGAAATGtcatattttaaaattaaaaagaGATGTAAGTGTCATTTTAATCGATATAAAAGGAGATGGCAGTAAATAGTAACATATATTACACTTATTTGAACTCAAACTATTCTATTTATTTAACTTTGAAAATTAGAATGTTGATCATTAGATCAGTAAAAAAAATAGAAGGTGGATggtttttttaaatattttagTTAGGTTCTATAATTTTCCCTAACACTATGTGTTTAATATGGTAATTGTAAATTTAAATATGTTGTTATTGCTCTTATGAGTCAGCAATGGCTTGCTCTGTTGAAACATGTTTTGTGCATGATGCAAGTACTAGATAATGAGGGAGACTTTTCAATAAAATGGGATAAGAAAACACAAAAACTCGACGCTGAGTTCCtttcatttttaatttgttttatcTAATGTTGTTGCCATAACTTTATGTCTGGAAGACTTCTGTTTCAATCTTTATAATACTGTACTTTGTTAATGTTAATCACGAGTAACCCACTATGGATTACTCAATAATCCATCTATAAGCcaatttaatatattatatattaatcAATGTGAGATTTATCCAACTATGAGTCATACtctttatttatttagttataGTGGGTGTAATATATTTATATTAATCGATGTGAAATTTATTCAATTATGAGTCATCGTCTTTATTTATTTAGTTACAGTGGGTTTAATATATTTACATTAATTATGtgaaatttattcaataatgAGTCATAATCTATATTTATTTAGTTATAGTGGGTCTTCGTTTCACACTAATTTTACTCAAGATACTCCATAAATCCTTGACATAAAATATTTGTAACTTATATTCACGGTGTTAAGAAAGTTTCGGTAAAGTTCATAAAATGATTATAATCTGAATATTTTTTTATTGATATATAAAATTTCTTAAGTTCGAGCTTTTGCAAGTCGAGTATAAGAGTAAATAAGTCGGATAAACATGATCCTAAGCAAGTTGGAGCCGGTCAAGATAAAGTAGCACTACCAAACTATAACAGGTCGGATCTGATCTCAGAGTAACTGCAATCGGGAAATATGAATGGTCATTTATTGCATAGAGGTTACACAAATTAATAGGAGAAACGTTACTTGATAATTATGAGGGACGATAAACGTTATTGAAGGTGGCTTTAACATAGGAAATGAAGAGGCATCCTTAAAGGGGTCATTGATGATGGAATGGGTATAAAAGGTGACTTCCTAACTGAGGAAGAGAGGACAACTAATATCTCCTAAATTAATAGGAAAATTGTGATTTCTCCTGGCTAGGCTTTAGGGAGATTTCTCCAAAATAGTGTTTAGAAAGAACATTTGGCGTCAACCGTGGGGCCTCGGTAAAACTTTCCCAGGCCTCGTAAGAAAAAGCATACATTGTATCATCATCATCAACGATATGTCTGGATCATCTCCTAGCATAAGCGAGGATCACCATCCCCTAGACATGGCTTATCTCCTAAAAATTATGGAGAACCTGCACCAGTAGAACGAATCTTTGCAAGAAAGTGTTCATACTTTGCAACAATCACAAAGTACCGGGGGGGATGAGGAAGAGCTCTTTGATCTTTAACATCTATCAGAAATGATTTGGGATGATCAAGTCCCAGAGAATTTTAAGTCGACACCTTTGCCATCTTTTGATGGGAAAAGTGATCCTCAGGAACATATAATATCACTCAATAATCAGATGCCAATTGTCGGGGCTTCCGACTCCTTGAAATATAAACTCATGATGGGAACCTTCAAAGATGTGGCGCTACGTTGGTATATGAGTCTTCCTAGACTATCGGttgtaagggcaaactgtcatacaacatacgatcataggtttcgatgatgacaaattatcactatggatgaatcggcattgtcgattccacctctacaaaacaaatgcaacatatcacctatcatatccttttctatgctcatctaaactgttatatttcatacaacatatgtggataaaatgtggtcatgacaaaatgcatgaaaaccacaaaaatccaaatttttgcagatttgcagggtttgagtcgaccgcagagtcggcgcataacatagtgcatttcctcacgggtcagcgcacgaaggattgagtcgaccgcaggatcggcgcatgaaccacgggtcagcgcacgccgacctatggtcgacgcatactgatgtgtttttcagactgtccaaaactgcaggctatgcgtcgacgcatagatctgctatggtcgaccgttcgtgcgtAAACACAGTTTTTAAGTAATTCCCACTTTGTTTGAAAAGTTGTTAAGTTGGTTGGTTGGTTTGTcactataaatagaagtttagttacttgtatcaaccaacatttgacaaattgattcaagtgtacaaagaacaagaaaaagtgaaataggtgtccaagattcttcatcttcatcttcaacatctcacaacacatcaattacacacaaccatttttgaagtgctttgtgattggttaaaggtgataacgttcgaagccgagattggggaatccggttcgggttgaagcttgcgacaggttttttcttgaataaaacctttagggttttgtcctccaagattgGTTTGATTTTGGGGTTTTTTTAGacgatttcttcatcaattttcagctgagcgaaggtgattgagaagatgaagtcttcatcaatctagtagcggattcagtgatattgaagggaaggtttcgggttcgatttgttatagctgagatcagtcgggccgagggtttgaagaactgagagttattcaacaaaggggctggaatcggaggtctatcaacaacaatcgaaggacttgattcaccttgaatcaaggaacaaggagtgaatgcaacattcaacgtcttgagaattctgttgtataATTGCTTttcaatccttgtataaactgttatactcaacaggtgatatctattaaagcaatctcaattcttgttttagaattgagggcagacgtaccccgaagcgaggacgacgggggaatTGCCTCATtaaatctttgtcttctctatttttttAGCATATTTGTTTTTGacttaaaaataagtgatttttgtataagcacttttatcaaaccttgatattaattaagtaagaagttaaaactctgtttttaaatccaaagtacaataagatattgtactagactaattgaaatcacttactcaacataaatatcacttggagtgcttttgcacaccaagtgtttgataatttgcctaaaccaaaattatcttagttgtgtatctagtttggtttgctctttgaatcattggaactaggaatcctagctagtgaaataaatcattgatagtgtgactagtgtagtgattcttattctacattatcactaatcgataggctagacgcatatccggttttccaataaccgtccattttagactatattttcctcggccgcttccgcacttaaaacaaattttcaaaaccaattttaattggtagctccgactcaatttttaattgggatctattcaacccccccccccccccccccttctagatctgtgccatagtctaacaagtggtatcaggagcaccggttcactccgtgcttcaaaatataactttgatagaaaatggataacgaacctaaaggggcttataatagagctcccgtttttaatggtgaaaattatagttattggaaagactgtatgcgggtgcacataaattccatagatagaaaaatatggaacgttattctcaatggtccaattgaaataaccatgaccaatgagaataatgaattagtgtcaaagcccgaagcacaatggaccgatgatgatgaaagaaaatacaattatgattggaaagccaaaaatatcctaatctcctcattaggtgtagatgaatactatcgtgtatcccattgtcctactgctaaggccatgtgggattcactacaaatcgcccatgaggggacgaacgatgttaagttggcaagaatcaacacactaacacaagagtttgatctctttttcatagagcaaggggaaaccattgctgacatgcaaaagagatttactcatctcatcaatcgactacattcattaggtaggccggtttccaatgatgttgctactaataagatcttgagatgtcttaacaggggatggcagccgaaagtgaccgccatcaaagaagcaaatgatcttaccgtattagacttgacaacattatttggcaaactacaagagcacgaacaagtactctAGAGCCTAtaacaacacgaaaagaaagaaaagaaggacaaaacaaaggtgagtgaaaagaaatctatagctcttaagacttcctcctcgaagtctcaagcaaaagagcaaagtgattattcctcgagcgatgaagaagaagaggataaGAGCGAAGATATGAggttgttcgttaaacgttacaatcgttacgtgagaaagaacggcatccaacattccgagaagaacttggtaaacttcctgaaacaatcgaggtactctaaaaatgatgactcaaaaggtaaaaagactagagggtcgtgctacacttgtgggaagcccggtcattacaaaccggactgtccgataaacaagaagacaaaggaaaaggaatcatccaaatcacacaagaaatcatcaaagccaaggagagcatacatagcttgggaaagcgatagcgactcctccgatgatgaaagttctagtgatgaagatgaagttgTAAACCTATGCCTCcctgctcatcaaaagaacaaaaagaaacaggtacgacatgctaaatatgaaaaatcctctagtatgtctcatcatgaattacaagtTGCATTcgatactttacactgtgaagctaaagaggcctttaaaaggcttgcctcaaataaccaaatttttatccatttggaacaaaaaattcgagaatccgaaaggaaacttgaggcactcaaagcttctatggtagaaagcacaaaagtaggttgtgaggaccttagaaataCGATAATTAACTATGGatgtgatacttgttatatttggcaaggtgaagtaagaaacctaaagaccaaacttgacaaggctcttgagcccaagattacctttgcaatcgataaatcaaactttcgaaaaagtatggttaatccatatcaaaaatataaatatgttataaaggatgaagatagcaaaggcaatcaaaatgttaatttctcttgtctttattgttgcaagaaaggtcactccattgctaaatgcaggtttaggagattcttagttcctaaaggcatttatcaatggctgcccaaatgcaaccatcTCGTTACTAACtattcaggacccaataagccattgggtaccttctcgtgttaattgcatttccataggtacaatgcctcgagaccaccgagagaagatgggttctcgacagtggatgctcaaggcacatgtcaggagacatatcactcttcattgactttgtggctaagaagaaaggatatgtaacctatggtgacaacaaccgtggagcaatactaggtaaaagtagtgtaggtaacccttcttccacgactatttctgatgtattgcttgtcgaaggtcttaaacacaatctacttagcatcagtcaattatgtgacaaaggatacaatgtatctttttcaaaagattgttgcaaaattgtacataatgatgataagaaaAGTATGTTTAATGGCAtgcgagtgaataatgtctatatgttagacttgaacgaagtatcgttaacaagtgacaaatgccttgtaacaatgagtgaagattcatggttatggcataggcgtttatcacatgttaactttgacttactaaataaagtagtctcaaaagatctagtcttagGTCTCCCTAAAATAAAGTTCACaaaggatcacctttgtgatgcttgtcaaaaagggaagcaaacgaggatctcatttaaatccaaaaatatcgtttcaacaacaagacctctcgaacttcttcatatggacttatttgggccgtataggattaaaagtctaggaggaaattattacggtttcgtaatagtggacgatttttctagattttgttggactatctttttagtaagcaagagtgatacgttcgccgcctttgaaaggtttgctaagctttcccagaataaattaaatacaaacattgtttcaattagaagcgactatgggggtgagttcgaaaaccatttatttgaagaatattgcggtaaccatggtatcaATTTAACTTCTCggctccacgtactcctcaacaaaatggggttgtggagcgtaaaaatcgaattttggaagaattaGGAAGAACGatgattaacgaaagtggtttaccgaaatatttttgggccgacgccattagtacggcgtgctatgttttgaatagggtgctcattct includes these proteins:
- the LOC127118133 gene encoding RING-H2 finger protein ATL66, which encodes MSSQTGKPFDWSFDPETEDPTLHMKGRKFFFFIAIFSIIILFTTIFLCARWIFRNRALLSPNATPLQTLPCSSPSEGLDAAAIKKLPIILHQTDSSNRALEETECCICLSAFRDGEKLKVLPVCNHCFHCECVDSWLVNRSSCPLCRASLKTDSSFPKILIQEPPIIYNYPI